One part of the Vicia villosa cultivar HV-30 ecotype Madison, WI linkage group LG6, Vvil1.0, whole genome shotgun sequence genome encodes these proteins:
- the LOC131611886 gene encoding 18.1 kDa class I heat shock protein-like yields the protein MSLFPNSIFGRKRSKSPQDHHHHHQTWNNHPSYQTHGYEVSHPKNPHITPPTFYEPSPIVNTTHIEWKETPEAHVYKAHLPGMKRSDVRVEVDDDRMLCIICEKSVEKEEQRGGWHRVEVASGHFVQRLTLPENSNVDHVKAYMDNGVLTVNVPKSRVGNKHVRSVQISHV from the coding sequence ATGTCCCTCTTTCCCAATAGCATCTTTGGTcgaaaaagatcaaaatcaccacaagatcatcatcatcatcaccaaacATGGAACAACCACCCATCATACCAAACCCATGGTTATGAAGTATCTCACCCAAAAAACCCCCACATAACACCACCAACTTTCTACGAGCCATCACCAATTGTCAACACCACTCACATAGAGTGGAAAGAAACCCCCGAAGCTCACGTATACAAAGCCCATCTCCCCGGGATGAAACGAAGCGACGTGCGAGTCGAAGTCGACGATGACAGAATGCTATGCATCATTTGTGAGAAGAGTGTTGAGAAGGAAGAACAAAGAGGTGGATGGCACCGTGTTGAGGTTGCTAGTGGTCATTTTGTTCAGCGTCTTACTTTGCCTGAAAACTCTAACGTTGATCATGTTAAGGCCTACATGGATAATGGTGTGCTCACTGTTAATGTTCCTAAGAGTAGAGTTGGGAACAAACATGTTAGGAGTGTTCAAATTTCTCATGTTTGA